A region from the Medicago truncatula cultivar Jemalong A17 chromosome 6, MtrunA17r5.0-ANR, whole genome shotgun sequence genome encodes:
- the LOC120576059 gene encoding protein FAR1-RELATED SEQUENCE 5-like, whose translation MDKNSSLNLQENSLLGANQLLENDSMPNCDDELKPKVGQIFDTLAEGKLFYQNYAHNVGFSVRSSSETTDKNGVKRWKYFVCSKEGYLPDKKKDEVLDAVAVKSRRRSLTREGCNANAVFKWVEGGKYELARFNESHTHALASPSKRPFLRSSRKVNPMHKSLLHAYGRANIGPSKSFHLMKEQFGGYENVGCTQKDLQNYKRDLQALLKDSDANVFIDNFRRKQELNPSFFYAYEVDEEGRLRYVFWADNICRKNYSLFGDVVSFDTTYRTNKYSMIFAPFTGVNHHRQSITFGAGFLANEKIDSFTWLFEKFLEAMGGRQPTLIITDQDPAMKVAVKQTFPTCFHRLCMWHIMKKVSEKIGASLNDDEEFNQSFKSCVWGSETPDEFEETWDNIIFDFELEENEWLSYMFEIRSMWIPTYFKDVLLAGIMRTTSRSESENSFYGNFLNPNVNLVEFWMRFDSAIEAQRHKELLADNSSIHSIPKLMLDRDIERHARDVYTRENFYIFQKELWMACLDCGIENKKEEDGMEIFLVHDNSKVNRNLREVVYNLSDHNANCSCKMFQAEGIPCRHILCVVKGKKLNEIPSKYILNRWTKFANKKPVFDIGDIVYEKAGQGGLVSNVWDKLFRCVEKAGQDKEKLLIVLNGAVIMEKELDEFEGSSKQTKTNDLGTYIRTNIPEKVEILPPQFAKTKGSGKRIKSGKEKAVEQQQKRTRLCKACGEYAHHDSRNCPNK comes from the exons ATGGACAAAAACTCAAGCTTGAATTTGCAGGAAAACTCTTTGCTTGGAGCCAATCAGTTATTG GAAAATGATTCCATGCCGAACTGTGACGACGAATTGAAGCCGAAGGTTGGACAAATATTTGATACGTTAGCAGAAGGTAAACTGTTTTACCAGAATTATGCACATAACGTCGGGTTTAGTGTGCGTTCATCATCGGAAACTACAGATAAAAATGGTGTGAAACGTTGGAAATACTTTGTTTGCTCGAAAGAAGGTTATTTACCGGAtaagaaaaaagatgaagtgCTTGATGCAGTTGCTGTCAAATCTAGAAGAAGGAGTCTTACAAGAGAAGGATGCAATGCAAATGCCGTTTTCAAATGGGTTGAAGGAGGTAAGTATGAGCTTGCTCGATTTAATGAAAGTCATACACATGCACTTGCTTCACCCTCGAAGAGGCCATTTCTAAGATCATCAAGAAAGGTGAATCCAATGCACAAGAGCTTATTACATGCATATGGTAGAGCAAATATTGGGCCTTCAAAATCATTCCACTTAATGAAAGAACAATTTGGGGGTTATGAAAATGTTGGATGCACGCAAAAGGatcttcaaaattataaaagagattTACAGGCTTTGCTCAAAGATTCTGATGCAAATGTTTTTATTGATAACTTTAGAAGGAAGCAAGAACTTAATCcatcatttttttatgcatACGAGGTAGATGAAGAAGGCCGACTAAGGTATGTTTTTTGGGCAGATAATATTTGTAGGAAAAATTATTCATTATTCGGGGATGTGGTTTCATTCGATACTACATATCGAACAAATAAGTATTCTATGATTTTTGCACCTTTCACTGGTGTAAACCACCATAGACAATCTATTACTTTCGGAGCAGGATTTTTGGCAAATGAGAAAATTGATTCATTCACATGGTTGTTTGAAAAGTTTTTGGAAGCGATGGGAGGACGTCAGCCAACTCTTATAATAACTGATCAAGATCCTGCAATGAAAGTGGCTGTAAAGCAGACTTTTCCTACTTGTTTTCATAGATTGTGCATGTGGCATATAATGAAAAAAGTTTCCGAAAAAATAGGTGCTTCCTTGAATGATGATGAAGAGTTCAACCAATCTTTCAAATCATGTGTTTGGGGATCAGAGACACCAGATGAGTTTGAAGAAACATGGGACAATATCATTTTTGACTTTGAGTTAGAAGAGAATGAGTGGCTGtcatatatgtttgaaattcgAAGCATGTGGATTCCAACATACTTTAAAGACGTTTTGTTGGCTGGGATAATGAGAACAACATCAAGATCAGAAAGTGAGAATTCGTTTTATGGAAATTTCTTGAATCCTAATGTCAACTTGGTTGAATTTTGGATGAGGTTTGATTCAGCAATCGAAGCACAACGACATAAGGAGTTACTTGCCGATAACAGTTCAATTCATTCCATACCAAAACTAATGTTGGATCGTGACATAGAGCGGCATGCAAGAGATGTGTATACTCGCGAgaacttttatatatttcaGAAGGAATTATGGATGGCTTGTCTTGATTGTGGAATTGAAAATAAGAAAGAGGAAGATGGAATGGAAATATTTCTGGTGCATGATAATAGTAAGGTCAATCGTAATCTTCGAGAAGTAGTGTACAATTTGTCTGATCACAATGCAAACTGCTCCTGCAAAATGTTCCAGGCTGAAGGAATACCTTGTAGACACATACTTTGTGTtgtaaagggaaaaaaattgaatgaaataccAAGTAAGTACATATTGAATAGGTGGACTAAGTTTGCAAATAAAAAACCTGTGTTTGACATAGGTGATATTGTCTATGAAAAGGCTGGGCAAGGTGGACTCGTTTCAAATGTCTGGGATAAGTTATTTAGGTGTGTGGAGAAGGCTGGGCAAGATAAAGAAAAGCTGCTTATTGTGTTAAATGGGGCTGTTATAATGGAAAAAGAGTTGGATGAGTTTGAAGGGAGTTCTAAGCAAACCAAGACAAATGATTTGGGAACTTACATCAGAACAAATATTCCTGAGAAAGTAGAAATTCTTCCACCACAGTTTGCAAAGACTAAAGGCAGTGGTAAAAGAATCAAAAGTGGCAAAGAGAAGGCTGtcgaacaacaacaaaaaagaacgAGACTTTGCAAGGCATGTGGTGAATATGCGCATCATGACAGCCGCAATTGTCCTAACAAATAA